Sequence from the Solea senegalensis isolate Sse05_10M linkage group LG1, IFAPA_SoseM_1, whole genome shotgun sequence genome:
TTCCATATAATGGTTGGTGACGAAGTTTGATaattgccacacacacacacacacactggaattTAAGCTCATGAACATCATTTTCCATCCTTTGTGTCACAGATCATGTTCAACAATCACGCACACAGTGGGAAGATAAAGGTCCATGTTGAAAATGATGTCAGGATAAATGAATGCAGAGAATGGAGTGTGGAAGGCACTTGTGAGTTTTTACTAAAAGCTAAATGCTGCTTATATTTATGTCATTCATTGGAAaggccagcagggggcataGTGGCATTCTTTTGTGACAATCTTGTGATCCACTGCAGCTTGTGATTTGTCCAAGTTTGCCTTcaggtttgaagtttttttttttacccctcaaAACCTTTGCAGTAGGGAGCTGTATCATTGTTCAGGGCTTGAATTGGGCTGGTTTTAAGTTTAACTCATAATTTGATGAAGTTATGTCAacataagaataataataataataatgataatgatgataataaggcaaggcagctttatttatatagcacattttatgcACAAGggcaactcaatgtgctttacattaaaacaaaatgcatttaaaagtcaaaaaacCTGACTCAATGATAATATGAATGAAACAGATGGactaaaagcgtctgctaaatgacatgtaatgtaatgtaacatatcTTTGTCACTTGGCATCAATCTGCAGGTGTTTACTGGTGATACCTTAGAGACATGATGGATTAGAGCCGTTATTTATCTCTCACTTCATACTATGAAATACCCCCGTTGGTACAgctaaaacaaactaaaactatGTGTACTCAGAGTTATTCCAAAATAAGTGCCCTACAAGAAAAGAAGCCAATAAAcagaggaataaataaatacaatcacaGCCATATCATGATCAAAATAAAACTGGGGCCCCAAGCTGAATTGGATTTGGGGGGCCCCCCATCCCATCAACTCAGTGGAGCAGGTGCTTAACTATTATTAatatgtattattgtattattgatgtaaatgtactacaaaaatgaaaccaaatgaCTTAAAACTCCacactatttagatatctacAGTATTAGGACCCCCTGGTGACCACTTATGATATCACTTATAGATCACTTATGCCTTGGCCCAGCTCTGCCAGTGTGCACCAACTAAACTCCAATCTGTGGCTTTCCTTCAGCTGGGAAGAACGATTATCTCCTCCTGGGGTTTGACTCTGTGGTTATCCTCGCCTGCTTCACGTCTCTCGTCCTCTGCACACGATCTGTCATCAATGGAATCCAACTCCAGTTTGTAAGTTCTAATATTATCTTCTAAAGTgtgatgcatttattttagACACGTCTCAGACAGTGTAGTCACTGGATCCTTCATTACACTCACCAAGTGCTTGTCTGTTGGAtaaacaatttgtttttattattattattattatttcattgtaAACGTAAGAGGGCCTGGCCtcactttgaaatctgaaaatcctctgaggtcCACACTCCAACGTTTAGCACAAAAATGTTGACAGCATATGTCATGGATCTGTGCTGCGgacatgcaggaagtactgaactcatctttttaatgaactgattccaatgattcagtacaccgaaaaagagctgactttgctcgacacTAGTCTGTGTGAATGAAAATTATGTCACGTTAGTTTTGTGCAGCTATGACGACCCCCCCCACGTTGAAGAGGTActaaagtaatggaaaacgacgtggctgataccaaaccaagtagagtAGACCCAAGTCgagtcgagtagtgctagaactgtataatggaaaagcgctaTCGTAGAACAAACCTCTGTTCTTCAGAAAAGGTCCTTGCTTTACtgaggccaccattttgtgccgccatgtttccACAGATGCCCAAATGGACGCACCAGCCACAGTGGGCGTTTTGGCATTTGGCAGAGACTTTACTGTATTCTCGCCATTATGTCAGTAATTCTTACTATACAAGTcctttaatatttgttttacattaaaaacattcttTAAATATGAGGGTTGACGAGGAGGTTTGGGGTGGCATTTTGTCGTTCTGTTAATAATACAATCAGCATTCATTTGCTGTGCACTCTCAAACCAGGGACATATCAGAACAGAACAGATTACTTTTGTAGTAAGATGTGTGACAGGTGTGTACAAAAATACAGGACCCAAATgcagattaaaaacattaactttAGTTTAATAgagttgttgttattattattattattattattataaaaggAATCTTTAAAGCAAAAATGGAAAGagtaataatgaaaatgtgacataCGCTAGcaaatgcctgtttgttttgcacCGTGGGTCTGAGAGGACTGCAATTTCTCTCAGGAGGACTGCAATTTCATGTGTGCTGTATGTCGTGCATATAgtatattttacatataaaactgacttgacttgacttgacaaaTAGGCCAACACACTgaatcaacacaaacacctgGGGGGCACGGAGACTAAATACAGGGAGGCTAggaaaatcaaacacaggtgagacaaacaAGACATAGGTGAAATACCTTAGGGCGGGGCAAACAATAagggaagacacacacaaaaaagggcAAGTcactatgtgtttgtgtattgtatATAGACctttaaatacattaaaggggacatattataccctatttcccccattaaaatagttccctggtgtctgATGTCtgatgtctgtgacatgctttggtcaaaataccataaggatgaagcaccatagcagttcaataaccctgctaaacccgcccctttcagaacactcggttttcgtacatggtccctttatatgcaaatgagacacaggcaaacacacacccacttctcccagggggtttctgatttgtccttgtTACTGCTCACTCGCTCaacgctccattcctctccccctccctccactagttctctgacaatatcaacatggcagcgtgcacggaaaacagcgagagtgccgtcacaggaagagacgtccgacacaaggatcgagccgaacagtgccgaactgtaaatcagttaaaaacactatTTGTGATAGACATCATATAAGTGCACTTCACCAATGCAAGGAAACAGTTGTCTCAAGGTGGCTCTTGGGTGAAGAAGTTTAGCTTCTTCCTTCTGGATTAGTAATACATGCTAACTTTACTAGCTGGTGTTGAGCTGATACGgtgctttgttttggtttaggCAAGAAAATGTAACTTGGTAAACACTGGCAGAGAAGAGCGGCTGCTTCTGGTGAAATTAAAACTTTAGTAAGTGATATTAAATATAACCTTGCCCTCGCTGCTTTTGGTGAAGAGTTTTTTTTGAGTGCGAACtttatcaaacaaacaaacaaacaaataaatcataatcaaaaacatttcagaTCGATGTGATTTAATAGAATTAAGGAATATGAACTCACCATGTTCAACTTCACAACAAATGCTGAACAAACGACTTGTGTTGGTAACAgtacacaaagagacaaacaaaatacatgtatgtatatataagtgtatatagAGTAAATTGCATATTAAACCCACGCCCATCATATCATCACATCAAAGACAAAACTTCACTCCTGAATCTTTTTGTTTCCTAATTATCAACTATAAGCTTTACAAATCCGAGAAATAAGACGCTGTTTTATTGTCTGAATCTGTATTGAAACTGAACGTCATTCGCAGGCTGCATGGAGCCAATGCCCAATCTGGTAAACTCAGGTATCTTCTCATCTGGATTCTTCAGCTCAAACTCAAAGTAGACCAACATGAGGAAGACAAACTGCTTAATCTGACTCCAGGCATAGAAACGCCCAGGACACATTGAGATACCACTACCAAAGGGCATGTTGTAGTACTTCATCTTCTTCCCCTGCTTGTAGAAATCTGTTTTCTTGCTCCCGTCTGGATTGAGAAAGCGGtcatatttaaatgaacatgGGTCAGGGTGGATCTCTGGGTCCATTTGAACTGCACTGTAAGGGAATATTGCCACTTTGTCACCTTTGCGAATGAAATATTCACGACCATCTGCCATCTTGAAAGTCGTGTCCTGAAGCACATCTCTGGGGAGGAGGGGTGCAGCAGTGAGTCGGAGACTCTCTTCCAGAGCACTGTCCAGGATGGATGCCTTATTCAGCATGTCATCAGTCAGGTCGACTAAAGGACCACCACGTCGGACTTCCTGTCCTGATTCCTTCACAACCCTATCTACCTCTTCCTTTACTGCTGCCATGGCCTCTGGGTGTTTcatgagaaagaagagcagccAGAAGGAGGCGGGCCCTGGATTACCCTGAGACGCCcaaagaagcacaaacatgtaCCTGTCAATCATTGACTCCTTCATACCCATATCATTTCTAAACTGCTGTATGTCCCATATCCAACGGCTCAGGTTGTCCTTGTTCTTCAACTTCTTCACTGACAGAGCGTTCCAGAAAAGTTCCTTCAGCCTCTGTGTCTCAAATTTGTCTTTCGGTGTTTGCAATTTGAGGATCTCGTCAGGGAAGAGATGGTCATATTTACGCCACTCATAGAATAAGGTCTCCATCTCAGCTCTATCTTTCTCTTTCGCTTTCTCTTCACTTCCCTCTGACTCAGGTGGTGTATTGCCAAACATAGACAAGTAGCCGGCCCCAAAATTGATATTGCAGCTGTACATAAAGAGTCCATCCTCTATCCAGGTGCTTTTGTCTGCAACTGCATTGATTCTGTGCAACATCAGATTCTGAAAATGAGCCATCATAGCTTGTATCATTACCTTCAGGCCATCTCCCTTGAGATACTTGTTGCTGGAGATCTGGACAATGTGGTGCTGATCCTCTTGAGGTTCATAATCAAACACTCTGTACAGAATATGCCTTGCAAGCTTCTTGAAGTCAAATTTTGCTCTACTGTCCTTTTCAAATTGTCCAAACGATAGAGAATCCTGTATGAATGTGATATAAAACCCTCCCAGCTGTACTGTGAATACATCGCCATGCTTTTGCTTCATCCTCTCGAGAAATTTCAGTGTGTTGCTGCGAAACTCCAAGACATGACCCAGCCAAGGGATGAGCCCCTTATCCAAAGGGGGCTCTCCTGGCTGCCGCCTTCGAAACACCCCAAGAAGGTAAAGTCCTCCGATCAGAGAGGCAAGAAAGCCAAGTAGGATAGTGAGCAGGAGTCCCATGACTGATTACAACTATGACACACTGATATGTAGACTATGGAGTAAAGCTCCACATCCTGTCGAATATAAATACTTCATGCTCCTCCTTtttgtgtgacatcatttttaggGAAATTCATTAACTATGTAAACCTGACTAAATGTGCAAGGACAGAGTTGCCTCTTTTTAAATGAgagagaacagaaaaaaaacagcttcaaaagagaaataaaaaacaacaacacaaatttGATATAATTCACACTGACTTAATATGAACAATGAAACACTTACAATCATATAACCACCACTTAACCTTTTTATGTCAGGATGTCAATTAGTTGATCAGCTGTTTTCATGACaaagtgtatgtgtatttaaaaacaaacaaacaagcaataCAATAACATTCCACTACAAGTTGGTTGCactggggaagaagctgtcccTGAGTCTATTGTTCTTTGCTTTGATGTTTCTGTACCGCTTTCCTGATGGAAGCGGTACAAACAGTACATAGCCCGGGTGTGTGGAATCTGTAGCTATGCGTCTGGCCCTTCTCCGGACTCGGCAGTGTAAACTGAGTCCAGATCAGGTAGACGGCATCCCACAATCCCCTGTGCTGTCCTCACCACCCGGGCTAGGTTCTTCCTGTCCTGTGCAGTGCAGTTGCCATACCACACTGTCATGCTGAGACACAGGATGCTCTCTACAGTGGCTCTGTAGAAGTTTATGAGCAGTTGGGAAGAGAGCCCAGACCTCTTCAACTTCCTGAGAAAGAAGAGCCGTTGTTGAGCCTTCTTCACCAGGTGTGAAGTGTTCACAGACCAGGAGAGGTCGGAGGAAATGTGGATGCCCAGGAACTTTATGCTGTCTACACGCGCCACCTCCTTTCCATGTATGCTGAGCGGAGCGTGTACAGTCTTCCTGGACCTCCTGTAGTCCACTATGACCTCCTTGGTCTTATCGGTGTTTAGAACAAGGTTGTTCCCAGAGCACCACTGGGTCAGGTTCTGGACCTCTCCTCTGTAGTGGGTCTCGTCGTTGTTGGAGATGAGACCCATGATGgtggtgtcatctgcaaacttcACAACCATATTTGTGGAGTGGATGGCAGAGCAGTCGTGTGTGAAGAGGGTGAAGAGGACAGGGCTGAGCACACAGCCTTGCGGTGTGCCAGTGTTGAGGGTTAGTGGAGCAGACGTGGACTCCCCTATCCTCACCACCTGTGGCCTGTTGGTGAGAAAGTCGCTGATCCAGGAGCAGAGAGATGTTGACAGACCCAGGTTGTAGAGTTTCAGGGCCAGCATGTCCGGGAGGACGGTGTTGAAGGCTGAGCTGAAGTCCACAAATAGCATCCTAACATAGGTGTCGGGATGCTGCAGGTGAGTCTGGGCCGTATGAAGTGCTAACGAGACAGCATCCTCCTTAGAACGGTTCTCCCTGTAGGCGAACTGCTGGCCGTCTAGCCCAGCAGGGATGGCGTCCTTGATGTACTTCAGGAGGATCTTctcgaagcacttcatgatgacTGGGGTCAGAGCGACAGGGCGGTAATCATTGAGGCAGGTGACGGTTCTTTTTTTCGGCACAGGCACAATGATGGAGGACTTCAGGCACACAGCCGCATAGACAGGTTGAATATGTCCAGAAAAACTCCTGCTAGTTGTTCAGCACATAATTTCAGGGTCCGACCTGACACCTTATCTGGACCTGCTGCCTTTCTGATGTTGATCTTCCTCAAGACGGATGTCACctggtgcagctgcaggacGAGAGGCTGATGCTGTACCTCTGTCTGAGGAAGATGTACAGTCCTTCTGCTGCTTGGAGAGTCAAAGCGTGCGAAGAAGCTGTTTAAGGTGTCAGGCAGAGTGGGGTCCTGGCTGACCTGCTGGCCGCTTTGCTTATAGTCCGTGATGGTCCTGATGCCTTTCCACATACTACGTGGGTTGTTGTCAGTGAAGTGCTCCTCAATGCGCTGCTTGTAACGGTGTTTTGCCAGCTGGATGCCCTTTTTCAGTTCTTTCCGGGCCCTGCTATACGCCAGCCTTTCCCCCGACCTATACGCTGTATTCCGGGCTTTTAGCAGGTTCCTCACTGTGCTGTCCATCCAAGGTTTTTGGTTAGGAAAAACCGTGATTGTCTTCATGGGTAGGACAGCATCAGTGCAGAAGTGAACATAGGACAGCACAGATGACGTGTATTCCTCTAGGTCAGCGCCTTGCTTAAACACTCCCCAGTCTGTGTTCTCAAAACAATCCTGTAAGGCTGAGGAAGCCTCCTCAGTCCAAACCTGAACGGTTCTGGTGGTGGGCTTGGTCCTACAGATCAGAGGTCTGTATGTAAGGATCAGTTCCATAGAGATGTGATCCGACATGCCGAGGTGAGGAGCTGCTGTAGCCTTGTATACCCCTCGGATGTTGCAGTAAACCTGGTCCAGGTTTTATGGTCTCTGGTTGGAAAGTTTATGAATTTGTAGAACTTGGGGAGAACAGCTTTCAATTCCACATGGTTAAAGTCCCCCGCCACGATCACAGCCGCCTCTGGATTAGCGTTCATCTGGTTGCTAATCAGGCAGTACAGCTCCTCCAGTGCTAATTTAGCATTAGCTCGCAGTGGTATGTAGGCTGCTATGATCATGACAGAGGTGAGTTCTCTAACCAGTTTAAAAGGTCTGCACTTCACTGCCAGATATTCCAAATCGGGGGAGCAGAAAGTTCCAATTATGCTCGTGGCTGTACACCACGAGTTGTGAATGTACAGTGCCAAACCTCCGCCTTTGGTCTTGCCTGAAGCTGCAGTCCTGTCGGCTCGGAACAGAGAGCGCCCTGCCAGCTCCACCGCTGCATCGGGGATGTTATTGTCCAGCCAGGTCTCGGTGAAAATCGCCACACAGCTGTTAGTCTTCCGTGAGACGATTCTCAGTCGAATCTCGTCCAGTTTGTTGGTGAGTGACCTGACGTTCGTGAGGAGGAGACTGGGCAGTGCCGCTTTTGTTTACGTTGTCTCCTCCGTCTCCTGGGCCATAGAGGGGGGATGATGAGAGCCTCTATCGTCCGCTGTAGTTCGGGTGGGATAAAATCTGGCTTTGGAGGTGGGTAAAGACCGGAGTTTTTCCCCAAATCCCACAGTTCAGCCCTACTCTACTGGGTTAGGGCTTCAAGTTTCCGGATAAAAAGTGTAAACACGAACAAAAACACGaaaacaaacctaaaaagccttgAGCCTCGAGCCGCTGCGTGCACCCACGCTGCCATGTTCTCCATCTACCCGCCATGTTCTCCATCTAcctgtgtaaacatgtttacaatgctgtgtaaacatacatttacacagcatttagatttttatgttcagagaataaaatgtacagaaaaTATGAAAGAGAACTTTTTTTAATGGTTCATGTCCAAAGAAAATCCAACCGCGATATATGAGAATAATTCCTTGGTTTGAGTGTGTTGGATTGACTTGCCCTGAGTGTTCTTACACAGGAATTCAACACCTTCTTCAATGTGTACTACAACAAAGCTGTCACGTGGACAGACCGCATGGAGTTTGTGAATGGCTGGTATATCCTCATCATTGTCAGTGACACATTGTCCATCGCTGGATCAGCCCTCAAAATTGGAATACAAACAaaggtttgttattttttccatATTATTCACTGCAATTTGATTTGAGGAAACTGGgaattttatttctgtctcttaCAGTTCCTGACAAACTATGACGTGTGCAGTATCTTGCTGGGAACAGCCACGATGCTGGTCTGGGTCGGTGTGATTCGTTACCTTGGTTTCTTCAAGAAGTATAATGTGAGAACTTcagtgtgtctctcacacacacacacacacacacacatgcaaatgactACATACATACACTAATATGCAAATCAGCACATATGCAAATAACTAAATACATAGTTTAGTTATTTGCatatgtgcaaaaaaaagaaaaacccaaaccAAAAACTGACAATAGTTGTTTCTTCCTAGATCTTAATCCTAACCCTCAGAGCAGCGTTCCCAAACGTAATCCGGTTCTGCTGCTGTGCGGCCATGATCTACCTGGGATACTGCTTCTGTGGTTGGATTGTGCTTGGGCCTTATCATGACAA
This genomic interval carries:
- the LOC122779511 gene encoding 7-alpha-hydroxycholest-4-en-3-one 12-alpha-hydroxylase-like, with translation MGLLLTILLGFLASLIGGLYLLGVFRRRQPGEPPLDKGLIPWLGHVLEFRSNTLKFLERMKQKHGDVFTVQLGGFYITFIQDSLSFGQFEKDSRAKFDFKKLARHILYRVFDYEPQEDQHHIVQISSNKYLKGDGLKVMIQAMMAHFQNLMLHRINAVADKSTWIEDGLFMYSCNINFGAGYLSMFGNTPPESEGSEEKAKEKDRAEMETLFYEWRKYDHLFPDEILKLQTPKDKFETQRLKELFWNALSVKKLKNKDNLSRWIWDIQQFRNDMGMKESMIDRYMFVLLWASQGNPGPASFWLLFFLMKHPEAMAAVKEEVDRVVKESGQEVRRGGPLVDLTDDMLNKASILDSALEESLRLTAAPLLPRDVLQDTTFKMADGREYFIRKGDKVAIFPYSAVQMDPEIHPDPCSFKYDRFLNPDGSKKTDFYKQGKKMKYYNMPFGSGISMCPGRFYAWSQIKQFVFLMLVYFEFELKNPDEKIPEFTRLGIGSMQPANDVQFQYRFRQ